The Halopelagius inordinatus genomic interval CCCCTCCCGGACCGACGACCACGGCAACCCCGTCCCGGACGTGGTGTGGTCTCTCGACGACCGGACGCGGGCGACCATCCGGCGGGCCAACGAGATTCAGCGGTCGGTGCTCGACGAGATGGACGCCGAAATCACGTGGACGGTCGGCCCCGACTCGACGGGCCCCGCCTTCCACCAGATGGGCACCACGCGGATGGGGACCGACCCAGAAGAGAGCGTAGTCGACCCGCAACTTCGGACGCACGACCTGTCGAATCTCACGGTCGCCGGGAGTTCCGTCTTCGTCACCGGGGGCGCGATGAACCCGACGCTCACCATCGCCGCACTCGCACTGAAGGCCGCAGACCACGTCACGGAACGGTTGTGAACCTCCCCGCCGCGAGTCGGTCGAGGCGGGGGCGACGGACCGTCAGTTTTAGGTATGCCTAAACCAACAGCTCGCGTAACGAATGAGCGTCAAGCAGGACATCTGCGTCGTGGTGCCGACGATTCGAGAGTACGAGTGCATGCGCGAGTACGTCTCGAACGCGAGAGACCACGGTTTCGACACGGACCGACTGTTCGTCGTCTTGGTGACCGAAGACTTCTGCGACACGGAGGGAATGCGCGCGATGCTCGACGAGGAGGGCGTCGAGGGCGCGGTGTTCGACGGGCGTGCGCGAGAGGAGTGGTTCGAGGCGCGCGGCCTCTCCGAGTACGCGCACCTGATTCCCGAGGCGAGTCACGCGCAGACGTCGTTCGGACTGCTCTACCTCTGGGCGAACGACCGCTTCGAGTACGGCGTCTTCATCGACGACGACACCCGACCCCACGCCGACGAAGACTACTTCGGCACCCACATGGAGAACCTCCACCACGAGGGCGACGTCGAGACAGTTCGCTCCGACGAGTCGTGGGTCAACGTGCTCTATCAGAGCGACAGCGACCTCTACCCCCGCGGCTACCCCTACGCCGCGATGGACGAGACAGTGGAGACGACGGAAGAATCCGTAGACTCTGTGGTCGCCTCTCAGGGCCTGTGGACGAACGTGCCGGACTTAGACGCCGTCCGCATCCTGATGGACGGCGACCTGCAGGGACAGGCCCAGACTCGCACCGACGCCGACGACTTCGAACGCGACTTCGTCGCCGCCGAGGGCCAGTATCTCACCGTCTGTTCGATGAATCTCGCGTTCCGCCGGGAGGTCGTTCCGGCGTTCTACCAACTCCCGATGGACGACAACGGATGGGACGTGGGTCGGTTCGACGATATCTGGTCCGGGCTGTTTCTCAAACGCGCCTGCGACGTGTTGGGCAAGCAGGTGTACAACGGCGGGCCCCTCTGTCACCACGACAAAGCGCCTCGCTCGACGTTCGACGACTTGGCGAACGAGGTGGCGGGCCTCGAACTGAACGAACACGTCTGGGAAGTCGTAGACGACGCCGCGGCGGATGCGGACTCCTTCCGCGAGGCGTTCGCGGAGATGGCGGACGCACTCGCGGAGGGCGACTTCGCGGAGTGGAACAACGGCGAGTTCCTCAACTACTGCGGGGAGTACATGCGCGATTGGCTCGACTGCCTCGCCGAACTGGACGCTCTCGCCGCGGAGGAACGGGCGGTGGTCGCCGATGACTGACCGCGACGGGCGTTCGTTCGACCGTCGACGGTTCCTCGCGGGCGTCGGTGCCGCGGGGGCGGCCGGACTGGCCGGATGTAGCGGCCTCCCGTTCGGAGACAGTTCCCCCTCCGACGACGGCGAGAGCACCGAGAACGGGTCCGCCGCCTTCGACGAGTTCCGCGGGTCCGGCCCCCTCGTGGAGGGGCGGTCCGACCTCGGCGGGACGCGAATCGAGGACCTCCCGGAACTCTCCGGGGAGTTGGTCATCTACCTCGGCGGCGGCGAGGGCGGACTCTACCGCGACTTGCTCGACCGACTGCGGCAGATATACCCCGACTTCGAACCGGTCGCGCGCGACTACGGCACCGCCGAAGGGGCAAACACCATCATCAGCGAATCGGAGGCGTCGCCCGCGGACGTGTTCTGGTCCGTCGACGCCGGGTCGCTCTCGGCCGTCGCCGGGGAGGGCCTGACCGCCCAACTCCCCTCTGAGGTCGTAGAGCCCGTCCCGTCGGAGTTCCACCCCGACGACCAGTGGGTCGGCACGGCCGGACGCGCGCGGGCGGTTCCGTACAACACCGAGAAGTTGTCCGCAGACGACGTTCCGGACTCCGTGATGGACTTTCCCGACTCGGAGGCGGTGGCCAGTTCCATCGGCTGGGCCCCGACGTACGGCGCGTTCCAGGCGTTCGTCACCGCGATGCGCCTCATAGAGGGCGAAGACGCGACGCGGCAGTGGCTTCGAGAGATGGTGGACGCCGGAGCCAGCCAGTACAACAACGAGTTCCTCGTCTCGAACGCCGTCGCCGACGGCGAACTCGATACCGGCTTTGCGAACCACTACTACGCGCTCCGCGTGCAGGCGTCTCGCCCCGACGCTCCGTTGGACCTCGCGTTCACGAGCGGTGACGCCGGCGCACTGATAAACACGGCGGGGGCGGCGGTGCTCTCCGCGAGCGACAACGGTGACCTCGCGAACAACTTCGTCCGTCACCTGCTGTCCTCGGAAGCACAGGAGTTCTTCGCGACGCACACCTACGCGTACCCGATGGTTTCGGGCATCCCACCGGTCGGCGGTCTGCCGACCATCGACGAACTGAACCCGCCCGAGATCGACCTCTCGAAGCTCTCGGAGATACAACCGACGCTCGAACTGATGCGGGAGGTCGGCGTCCTCTGATGGCCGACGGAGGCGAAGACGGGGCGTCGCCCGCGAGTCGCATCCGCGGACTGCTCGGCATCCCCGAGGAGGGGAGCGACGAACCGGGCGTCGCCGTCTCTCTGCTGGCCGCCGCAGTCGCCGCCGCGGTGCTGTCGCCGCTTCTGTGGCTCCTGTTGAGCGCCTCCGCCGTCGAACCCGGCGTCGCCTTCGAACTTCTCACCTCCTCCACGGCGACGAGCGTCCTCTTCAACAGCCTCGTGTTGGTCGCCGTCGTCACCGGCGCGTCCGTCCTCCTCGGCGTTCCGCTCGCGGTTTTGACCGTCCAGACCGACCTTCCGTTTCGGCGTCTGTGGACCGTCCTCGTCGCGCTTCCGCTCGTCGTCCCGAGTTACATCGGGGCGTTCGCGTACGTCTCCGCGTTCGGGCCGAACGGCGCGCTGGCGGACCTCCTCGCGCCCGTCGGAATCTCCATCCCGACGGTGTACGGGCTTCCGGGGACGGCGCTCGTCCTGACGCTCTTCGTCTACCCGTACGTCTTCTTGACGACCCGCGCGTCGCTTCTGTCGTTCGACGCCGCCCAACTGGAGGCCGCCCGGACGCTGAACCAGAGCTACGTCTCGGCGTTCCGACGGGTCATCCTCCCGCAGATTGCGCCCGGCGTAACAGCGGGCGCGTTGCTCGTCGCGCTCTACACGCTCTCTGACTTCGGGACGCCCGCGATTCTGCGGTTCGACACGTTCACGCGCGTCATCTACGTCGAGTTGAACAGTTTCGGTATCGGTCGGTCGAACGCGACGCTCCTGTCTCTGGAACTGCTCGCGGTCACCGCCGTCGTACTCGCGCTCGAATCCCGCGTCGGCGGCGACGAGACGTCCGGGTACGGGACGCCCGCCTCCTCGCGCGCGCTCGTCTCGCTGGGGCGGTACCGGTGGGCGGCGGCGGCGGTGCCCGCACTCGTGACCGTCTTCACGCTCGCGTTGCCCGTCGGCATCCTCGCGATGTGGCTCGTCCGTTCGGGGCCGGGCTACTCGGGCGGCGGTCTGGCGTTCCGCCCGGAGTTCGCGTTCAACTCCGCGTACGTCGCGGTACTGGCGGCGGCGGCGACGGTGGCGTTCGCGCTTCCGGTCGCCTACTACGCCGGTCGGTCGGACTCGCTTTTGGCGACGGTGGCCGAACGGGCGACGTATCTCGGGTACGCGATGCCGGGCGTCGTACTCGGACTGTCGCTCGTGTTCTTCA includes:
- a CDS encoding alpha-1 4-glucan-protein synthase; protein product: MSVKQDICVVVPTIREYECMREYVSNARDHGFDTDRLFVVLVTEDFCDTEGMRAMLDEEGVEGAVFDGRAREEWFEARGLSEYAHLIPEASHAQTSFGLLYLWANDRFEYGVFIDDDTRPHADEDYFGTHMENLHHEGDVETVRSDESWVNVLYQSDSDLYPRGYPYAAMDETVETTEESVDSVVASQGLWTNVPDLDAVRILMDGDLQGQAQTRTDADDFERDFVAAEGQYLTVCSMNLAFRREVVPAFYQLPMDDNGWDVGRFDDIWSGLFLKRACDVLGKQVYNGGPLCHHDKAPRSTFDDLANEVAGLELNEHVWEVVDDAAADADSFREAFAEMADALAEGDFAEWNNGEFLNYCGEYMRDWLDCLAELDALAAEERAVVADD
- a CDS encoding ABC transporter permease, coding for MADGGEDGASPASRIRGLLGIPEEGSDEPGVAVSLLAAAVAAAVLSPLLWLLLSASAVEPGVAFELLTSSTATSVLFNSLVLVAVVTGASVLLGVPLAVLTVQTDLPFRRLWTVLVALPLVVPSYIGAFAYVSAFGPNGALADLLAPVGISIPTVYGLPGTALVLTLFVYPYVFLTTRASLLSFDAAQLEAARTLNQSYVSAFRRVILPQIAPGVTAGALLVALYTLSDFGTPAILRFDTFTRVIYVELNSFGIGRSNATLLSLELLAVTAVVLALESRVGGDETSGYGTPASSRALVSLGRYRWAAAAVPALVTVFTLALPVGILAMWLVRSGPGYSGGGLAFRPEFAFNSAYVAVLAAAATVAFALPVAYYAGRSDSLLATVAERATYLGYAMPGVVLGLSLVFFSSQWLTNHVGAAAGLVYQSLPLLVFAYVVRFLPQAVGTTRSSVLGVDRKLVGAARVLGAPPKRTFRRVTLPLIAPGLLAGAALVFLTTMKELDTTLILHPTGFTTLVTYIWRVQEAGYYGRAALPALVLVAVSGLSMIPLLRQGRNGE
- a CDS encoding extracellular solute-binding protein — its product is MTDRDGRSFDRRRFLAGVGAAGAAGLAGCSGLPFGDSSPSDDGESTENGSAAFDEFRGSGPLVEGRSDLGGTRIEDLPELSGELVIYLGGGEGGLYRDLLDRLRQIYPDFEPVARDYGTAEGANTIISESEASPADVFWSVDAGSLSAVAGEGLTAQLPSEVVEPVPSEFHPDDQWVGTAGRARAVPYNTEKLSADDVPDSVMDFPDSEAVASSIGWAPTYGAFQAFVTAMRLIEGEDATRQWLREMVDAGASQYNNEFLVSNAVADGELDTGFANHYYALRVQASRPDAPLDLAFTSGDAGALINTAGAAVLSASDNGDLANNFVRHLLSSEAQEFFATHTYAYPMVSGIPPVGGLPTIDELNPPEIDLSKLSEIQPTLELMREVGVL